Sequence from the Saccharopolyspora pogona genome:
CTCTTTGGGAGGCAACCGCCCCAGTTAAACTACCCACCAGGCACTGTCCCCGATCCGGATCACGGACCCGAGTTAGATGCCCGGAACGACCAGAGTGGTATTTCACCAACGACTCCACACCCACTAGCGTGAATGCTTCACAGTCTCCCACCTATCCTACACAAGCCGAACCAAACACCAATACCAAGCTATAGTAAAGGTCCCGGGGTCTTTCCGTCCTGCCGCGCGAAACGAGCATCTTTACTCGTACTGCAATTTCACCGGGCCTGTGGTCGAGACAGCGGAGAAGTCGTTACGCCATTCGTGCAGGTCGGAACTTACCCGACAAGGAATTTCGCTACCTTAGGATGGTTATAGTTACCACCGCCGTTTACTGGCGCTTAAATTCTCCGCTACACCCTTACGGGTTCACGGGTCCTCTTAACGTTCCAGCACCGGGCAGGCGTCAGTCCATATACATCGCCTTACGGCTTCGCATGGACCTGTGTTTTTAGTAAACAGTCGCTTCTCCCTGGCCTCTGCGACCACCACCAGCTCCCACCGCAAGGATGTTCACCAGCAGTGGCCCCCCTTCTCCCAAAGTTACGGGGGCAATTTGCCGAGTTCCTTAACCACAGTTCACCCGACCGCCTCGGTATTCTCTACCTGACCACCTGTGTCGGTTTCGGGTACGGGCCGTGAAGATACTCGCTAGAGGCTTTTCTCGACAGCATGGGATCACTCACATCGCCACAACGGCTACGCATCACCCCTCACCCTGTTGGTGTGCGGATTTACCTACACACCGGGCTACAGGCTTACACCAGTACAACCACTCACTGGCAGAGCTACCCTCCTGCGTCACCCCATCACTTAACTACCGCCCCATCAGGTCCCATGCCAGCACGCATATCACCCAAAGGATCAACACACACCAAGATGGTTAGTATCAAAGGTTTCGCTATGGACGCATCAACACGGGTACGGGAATATCAACCCGTTATCCATCGACTACGCCTGTCGGCCTCGCCTTAGGCCCCGACTCACCCTGGGCGGACGAACCTTCCCCAGGAACCCTTGGTCATCCGGCGGCAGAGATTCTCACTCTGCACTCGCTACTCATGCCTGCATTCTCACTCCCACACACTCCACACCAGGATCACTCCGGCGCTTCACCGCATGCAGGACGCTCCCCTACCCAACAACACCACAGTGTTATTGGCATGGCTTCGGCGGTGCGCTTCAGCCCCGCTACATTGTCGGCGCAGGACCACTTGACCAGTGAGCTATTACGCACTCTTTCAAGGATGGCTGCTTCTAAGCCAACCTCCTGGTTGTCTCGGCGATCCCACATCCTTTCCCACTAAGCGCACACTTAGGGGCCTTAGCCGATGCTCTGGGCTGTTTCCCTCTCGACGACGAAGCTTCTCCCCCGCCGTCTCACTGCCACGCTCAACTCAGGCGTATTCGGAGTTTGGCTGATCTCAGTAACCCGCGAAGGCCCATCAACCAACCAGTGCTCTACCCCACCCAAGCAACCACGCAACGCTGCACCTAAATGCATTTCGGGGAGAACCAGCTATCACGGAGTTTGATTGGCCTTTCACCCCTACCCACAACTCATCCCCCAGGTTTTCAACCCTGGTGGGTTCGGGCCTCCACACGGTCTTACCCGCGCTTCACCCTGGCCATGGGTAGATCACTCCGCTTCGGGTCTACACCACGCGACTAAAAACGCCCTCTTCAGACTCGCTTTCGCTCCGGCTACCCCACACACGGGTTAACCTCGCCACGCAGCAGTAACTCGCAGGCTCATTCTTCAAAAGGCACGCCATCACCCCAAAGGCTCTGACGGTTTGCAGGCACACGGTTTCAGGAACTCTTTCACTCCCCTCCCGGGGTACTTTTCACCATTCCCTCACGGTACTATCCACTATCGGTCACCAGGAAGTATTTAGGCTTAGCGAGTGGTCCCGCCAGATTCACAGCACCCTCCACGAAAGCGCTGCTACTCGGGAACACCACCACACGCACTGATCGCATTTTCGCCTACGGGACTCTCACCCACTCCGGCCAGGCTTCCCAACCTGTTCGACTAACACGACACAGCAACGCTGAAGACTCGGTAGCGTCTTCCAGTAACGTCCCACAACCCCGCACACGCAACCCCTACCAGGTATCCCACGCGCACGGTTTAGCCTCTTCCGCTTTCGCTCGCCACTACTCACGGAATCACCAGTGTTTTCTCTTCCTACGGGTACTAAGATGTTTCACTTCCCCGCGTTCCCCCCAACACCCTATATATTCAGGCGCTGGTAACCCGACATCACTCGGGCTGGGTTACCCCATTCGGACACCCTCGGATCACAGCTCGGTTGACAACTCCCCGAGGACTATCGCAGTCTCCCACGTCCTTCATCGGCCCCTGGTACCAAGGCATCCACCATGTGCCCTACATAACTTGGCCACAAAGATGCTCGCACCCACTATACAGTTCTCAAACAACAACCAAACCACCAAGAAAACACCCGACCCCCAAACAGAGGCCACAAAGCGTGTTCCCTCAGACACCCAACAGCGGACCGTTTTGCTAAACGTTAGTGTGTTCCACAATCCATTGAGCACCCAAGCAGCACCACAGTCGGGTACTTCACTCGGACACTCCCAACCCAAAGGCCGGGGCGTGTATTGCTCCTTAGAAAGGAGGTGATCCAGCCGCACCTTCCGGTACGGCTACCTTGTTACGACTTCGTCCCAATCGCCAGTCCCACCTTCGACCACTCCCCCCACAAGGGTTGGGCCATGGGCTTCGGGTGTTACCGACTTTCATGACGTGACGGGCGGTGTGTACAAGGCCCGGGAACGTATTCACCGCAGCAATGCTGATCTGCGATTACTAGCGACTCCGACTTCACGAGGTCGAGTTGCAGACCCCGATCCGAACTGAGACCGGCTTTAAGGGATTCGCTCCACCTCACGATATCGCAACCCTCTGTACCGGCCATTGTAGCATGTGTGAAGCCCTGGGCATAAGGGGCATGATGACTTGACGTCGTCCCCACCTTCCTCCGAGTTGACCCCGGCAGTCCCCCACGAGTCCCCGGCATAACCCGCTGGCAACATGGGGCAAGGGTTGCGCTCGTTGCGGGACTTAACCCAACATCTCACGACACGAGCTGACGACAGCCATGCACCACCTGTACACCAACCACAAGGGAAACCCCATCTCTGGAGCTGTCTAGTGCATGTCAAACCCAGGTAAGGTTCTTCGCGTTGCATCGAATTAATCCACATGCTCCGCCGCTTGTGCGGGCCCCCGTCAATTCCTTTGAGTTTTAGCCTTGCGGCCGTACTCCCCAGGCGGGGCGCTTAATGCGTTAGCTACGGCGCGGAAACAGTGGAACCCATCCCCACACCTAGCGCCCAACGTTTACGGCGTGGACTACCAGGGTATCTAATCCTGTTCGCTCCCCACGCTTTCGCTCCTCAGCGTCAGTATCGGCCCAGAGACCCGCCTTCGCCACCGGTGTTCCTCCTGATATCTGCGCATTTCACCGCTACACCAGGAATTCCAGTCTCCCCTACCGAACTCAAGTCTGCCCGTATCGACCGCAAGCCCACAGTTAAGCTGCAGGTTTTCACGGCCGACGCGACAAACCGCCTACGAGCTCTTTACGCCCAATAAATCCGGACAACGCTCGCACCCTACGTATTACCGCGGCTGCTGGCACGTAGTTAGCCGGTGCTTCTTCTACACCTACCGTCAACCCCAAAAGGAGCCTTCGTCGATGTCGAAAGAGGTTTACAACCCGAAGGCCGTCATCCCCCACGCGGCGTTGCTGCGTCAGGCTTTCGCCCATTGCGCAAGATTCCCCACTGCTGCCTCCCGTAGGAGTCTGGGCCGTGTCTCAGTCCCAGTGTGGCCGGTCACCCTCTCAGGCCGGCTACCCGTCGTCGCCTTGGTAGGCCATCACCCCACCAACAAGCTGATAGGCCGCGGGCTCATCCTGCACCGCCGGAACTTTCCACACACCACCATGCAGTAGTGTGTCATATCCGGTATTAGACCCCGTTTCCAAGGCTTATCCCAGAGTGCAGGGCAGATTACCCACGTGTTACTCACCCGTTCGCCACTCATCCACACCCGAAGATGCTTCAGCGTTCGACTTGCATGTGTTAAGCACGCCGCCAGCGTTCGTCCTGAGCCAGGATCAAACTCTCCAACAATGCTGTTGAACAATCCCAGCAGACACTCAAACCATCAAAGGCGAGCATCATACTCAAAGAAACCACCAACCACACAAAACCTGCATGGTCGGGGGCATAAAAGAACACTAACCAAAACAGTCCGCTGTTGAGTTCTCAAAGAACACACCCACACCATCACCCCCAGCCAACGGCCAGGAAGCTCCGGGGAGCATTTCCTCTTCGCTTTCTTGTGTCGGTAACACTAGCAGGCGCTCATTTCGGCGTTTTCAGGGGGGGTAACCCCGCGCTGATCGCTCCGAAGATCGAGCCCGTTGCTTGAGTTATCAACATGCCTCGTAGCCTTGACGTCTACTTGGCGACCGCTTTACGCTACCCGGTGCACTTCGCGGTGTCAAACCGCGTGCCCCGGTTGGCGTGCGCTCCGCGGAGTTCATTTCCGATCTCCGGGGCGCTCCCCAGACCGTCCTCGCCAGGTTCTTGCGTCCTGTTCCGTCCGGTCTTTCATGCGGCGAACGGAAAGTTACGCACACCCTACGTGAAAGTCAAATCGCCTGGTCAAACTCTTGACGTCGCTCCTTCGGAGGATCTTGGGTCACTTCTGCTTCGGCCGCAGCCAGAGCTTCACGGTGCTCGCCGAACCCGCCGCGTCGATCGCTTCCAGCAGGTCAGAGGCGGTGACCGCATGGGTTCGGCCGACCGGGACCAGGTCGTAACCCCACGTGCCGAACTCCCTCAGCGCCGCCGCCGGATCGTCACCCAGCTGGCGGATCGCATCCGGTGTGAAAGAGCACACGATCGAAGGACGGTCGCGGCGCAGGAGCCGGACCAGGCCACCGAGCACCCGGTGCACACGCCCGCCCACGTCCACGTGCACGACCGAGAGCTTGAGGCTTTGCAGCGCGTCGTGGTTCTCCAGCTCGCGGTCGAGCCGGACTCCGCGCACGGACGGCGCTTTCTCGCCATCGGCAGGGCTGACCGACAGCCCACCTGCGAGCGACGATTCGGCTGCTAGTTGGCAGGACTCGTCCCACGCCGCGCCGTCCACCACCACGAGCCGATTTCCCCATGCAGCGGGCACGTTGACTTCCACGTTGTGCTTGAGCAGTCCGCCGCTTCGCGGGCACGGTTCGATCGCGACGACCGCACCGCTGTTGCCCAGCCTGTTCATGACCCGCACGGTCTGGTAGCCCACGTAGGCACCCACATCCATGAAGATGCCGTCAGGTTCTAGCAAGGAGTCGATCAGCGTCGACACGTCGACGTCCCAGCTGGGGTGCGACGACAGCCACGGCAGCATGAAGCTGTCGTCCGCCGGCAGTCGCAGCAGTCCGGCGTCGCAGAGCACCGGCGTCGTCATGCCGTCCCCACCACCGGTGTTGCGCTCGTGCTCCCTCAGCAGGATGCGTTGCAGGACGTCGGTGCGCTGCAAGGCGTTCGCGGCATCGAGCGACGCTGCGCGCAGGCCCGCCTCGACACCGCGGCTTTGCTCCAGGGAGTCCATTCGGTCGAGGATTCGCTCGACAGCGCCGGTCAGGCTGTCCAGGCGTTCCGCCAGGGCGTCCACCCGTTGATCGCCGACCGCGCCGTCTTCGAGCTTCAGGAGCCTGCGGTGCTGTTCGGCCAGGTCCGCCCGGGCTCGCACCATGCCGTCGTCGGTGCCCAGCAGCTGGGCACCGAGCTGGTCCTGGCGGCGGAGCAGCTGAACGATTTCCGCCCGCATCGCCTCCAGGTCGCCTTCGCCGTCCGCCTCGTACTGGCGGCGGAGCAGTTCGGAGGCGGTCTGCTCGACGCCGTCGACCAGCGAGCGCATCACGTCGCGGATGTGCTCGTCGTAGTGGCTCAGCGCTTTGAGGACGGCCCTGCGCAGCGCCGGGGCCATCGAGTTCCGGCTGCTCGCCCCCACCTCCGGTGTCCGGTGCAACGCGTGGCGCGCCACCAGCAGCGGGCGCAGCGGGTCGTCGAACTGGCCGTGGCTGTCCCGCGACCACTTCGTGCGCCAGTTCCGGTAGGCCTGCTCGACGCGCTCGCGCAGGCGCCCGCCCGCCCGCGCGACGGTGTGCACCGCAAGCAGGTTCTCCCTTGCTGCTGCGCCGAAAGCCGCCGTGCCTTCCGGGTCGTCGGCAGCGGCCCGCAGGAGTTCTGCGGCCGAGTCGATATCCGGTTCTCCAGGCCCCGTGCAGGGCACGAGGCGTGCCGCTTCGTCACCGAAGAACTCGACAACCGCGCCGTGCTCCCCCGCGATCACCGGCACTCCGTGCGCCGCCACTTCGAGCAGCCGCAGGACGGGGCCATCACCGGCTTCGCCACGGTGCAGCGACACGAAGCTGTCCGATGCGGACAGCAGCGGATTGATGTCGAGGTCCTCTTCGACCAGCAGGATGCGGTGATCCGTCGCGGTCGCCAAGCGCAGGCGCTCGGCGGCCTCCGGGTGCTCGACCGCACCGACGACGCCGACGAGCAGGCGCACCTCATCGCGTTCCGGGAATGCCGTCAGGAACGCGTTGACCACGCCGAGCGCGTTGTCCCCGCGCTCGGCCGCGTGGTCCACGAACGTCCCGAACACGAACTCGTCGGACAGCCCGAACCTGGCCCGTGCGCCCTTCCTGGTCGGCAAATCGACCCGGCTGCGCTCCGGCGCGGGCAGTGCGACGACCCGTGTCTTCGTACCGCTCCGGCGGGCTGCAGCGCGGCCGCTCTCCGAAAACACCCAGGTCTCCGCCACGTCGACGGCGTCGGAAGCGCCGGTGTGGACGTCGATCACGTACCTGCCTGCGGGCACCGGCAGGCCGGGTTCGCAGCGCAGGACGACCGGGTAGTACGCGGTGTCGGCCGAGGGCAGCCCGGACATTCCCACTGCGGTGCGCATCAGCTCTGCGAGTTGCCCGTCGCCGAGCACCGCGACACCGAGCTGATCGACAAGGGCCGCGCGGTTGTCGATCCTGCGGTGCACCGCCTCGGCCGGGACTCGGCCGCTGGCCACACCGACGCCGACGCACCACTCGTGGAAGGCCTCGGCATTGCTGCCGAACGGGTCCGGGTAGTCGCGCTGCAGGATCGGGTCGTCCGCCCACACGGCCGCGGTCCAGCGGGAGCCGCCGGCCGCGCGTTGCCTGTCGTCGGCCGGGGCGCACGACCACTCCCGGAACTGCGCCAGCGAGCCGTCCGGTTCGAAGGGGCTCGGCGGTGGTTCCCCGTCCGCGAGCCAGGCGTCGAGGTACTCGCGTCGCAGCGTCGCGGGCAGCACGACGCCGTCGGGCAGGACGTCGAACGGGTGCGGCTGTTCGCGGGTGTATCCGGCTCTGACCAGCGCGTTCCGGTAGCCCGCGCACAGCCCGGCGAGCGCCGGGTTCTCGGAGAGCAGTATCCGCGGCCGGTCGGCGTAGTCCGTGGACAGAAGCCAGGGCCGCTGCGGCTGGAAGCCGCCGAAATGGACGCTGCGCAGCGCGGCGCCGTCCACCGTGTGCCGACCGTCGCCCGCCACCACCAGCTCGCGCTGGGCCGCGTTCCAAACCGACAGGCCCACACCGGGGTCGCGGATCACCTGGTGATCGACCAGCGCGGGTGCCCCGTCCAGCACCGGCGTCGCCGCGCCGGGGTCGGCGCGCAGCTGCTCCACCCACGTGGCTAGGAGCTGCTCGGCGCCCGGGCGGACGGCGAACGCGCTGGCGTCGAAGGTGCCCGATTCGGCGAGGTCGGAGGGGCTCGGGCGCAAGCCATCCACGGCCAGCGGGCGCAGCACCCGCGGCACCAGGGCGACCGGGCGCTCGTGGGTCAGGTTCGCGACGAGGTCGTCGAAGCGGCCGAAGATCTGCACAGCCGGTTCGAAGTACAGCACCGTCGGGCCGGACTTCAGCAGGTGATGCAGGAACCTCGGGCGCAGCACGTTGCGCAACTGCTCCGCGGTGCAGCCCATCGCCAGCCGGGCGTACTCCTGCTCGTCGAGCCCGATGTCGGCGAACGTCAGGCCGTCCGGCTCCGAACGGGCCGCGCCGGGCAGGTCGACCACCAGCAGCGCGAACTGCGCGTTCGGGTGGTGGCGGCGGAACGTTTCGCGTAAGACCCGGGCGGCCGGGAGCTGATCGCGGCACGCGAGCGTGCAGCCGAGCAGGGTGCGGGCACCGAGGTCTTCCGAGGTTTCCGCCGTCCACTCCGGCTCGCCGAACAGCTCGGCCGATTGCTCCAGCACGCCGGACTGCAGGGGGAATTCTGCGGCGACCTCGCCGTCGGAACTCCCGGCTGCCACGGGTTCGGGCTGCGCCTGCGAATCAGTCACGGGCGAAACCTATCGCTCCACGCACCACAGCAACACGCCCAACCCCATGAGTGCACGGACCGGGACGTGGTGCCTTCGGCACCGACCCCGATCGATGCGGACTGGGCGGGTGTTTTCGCACGTCAACGCCCGTGAGCACGGTGAGGTGCTGCGGCGCCCCAACGTGCTCACGGGCCCTGACCAGGCCGAACGCCCGGGGCTCAGAGCATCGGCATGAGGGTGCGGAGCTCGTACGGGGTGACGTGGCTCCGGTAGGCGTTCCACTCCTCGCGCTTGTTGCGCAGGAAGAAGTCGAACACGTGCTCGCCGAGGGTTTCCGCGACCAGCTCGGAGGACTCCATCTCGGACAGCGCCTCGTTGAGGTTCTGCGGCAGGTTGGCGTAGCCGGCCGCCTTCCGCTCCCGCTCCGTCAGGCCCCACACGTCGTCCTCGGTGGCCGGCGGCAGCTCGTAGCCCTTCTGCACACCGCGCAGCCCGGCCGCGAGGATCACCGCATACGCCAGGTACGGGTTGCAGGCCGAGTCGAGGTTTCGGACCTCGACTCGGCGGGACGAGGCCTTGCCCGGCGAGTACATCGGCACCCGGACCAGCGCGGACCGGTTGGCATGGCCCCAGCAGACCGCGGTCGGGGCCTCGCCGCCGACGACCAGCCGCTTGTAGGAGTTCACCCACTGGTTCGTCACGGCGCTGATCTCGCGGGCGTGGTGCAGGATCCCGGCCACGAACGCCCGGCCGATGTCGGACAGCTCGAATGGGCTCTCCGGGTGGTAGAAGGCGTTCTGGTCGCCCTCGAACAGGCTGAAGTGGGTGTGCATGCCCGAGCCGGGCTGCGCGCTGAACGGCTTCGGCATGAACGAGGCGCGCACGCCCTGCGTGATCGCGACCTCCTTGACCACATACCGGAATGTCATCACGTTGTCGGCCATGGTCAGCGCGTCGGCGTAGCGCAGGTCGATCTCCTGCTGGCCGGGCGCGCCCTCGTGGTGGCTGAACTCCACCGAGATCCCCATCGCCTCCAGGGTCTCGATGGCGTTGCGCCGGAAGTGCGGCGCCGCGTCGTGGCTGGCCTGGTCGAAGTAGCCCCCGGAGTCGGC
This genomic interval carries:
- a CDS encoding FkbM family methyltransferase; this encodes MTDSQAQPEPVAAGSSDGEVAAEFPLQSGVLEQSAELFGEPEWTAETSEDLGARTLLGCTLACRDQLPAARVLRETFRRHHPNAQFALLVVDLPGAARSEPDGLTFADIGLDEQEYARLAMGCTAEQLRNVLRPRFLHHLLKSGPTVLYFEPAVQIFGRFDDLVANLTHERPVALVPRVLRPLAVDGLRPSPSDLAESGTFDASAFAVRPGAEQLLATWVEQLRADPGAATPVLDGAPALVDHQVIRDPGVGLSVWNAAQRELVVAGDGRHTVDGAALRSVHFGGFQPQRPWLLSTDYADRPRILLSENPALAGLCAGYRNALVRAGYTREQPHPFDVLPDGVVLPATLRREYLDAWLADGEPPPSPFEPDGSLAQFREWSCAPADDRQRAAGGSRWTAAVWADDPILQRDYPDPFGSNAEAFHEWCVGVGVASGRVPAEAVHRRIDNRAALVDQLGVAVLGDGQLAELMRTAVGMSGLPSADTAYYPVVLRCEPGLPVPAGRYVIDVHTGASDAVDVAETWVFSESGRAAARRSGTKTRVVALPAPERSRVDLPTRKGARARFGLSDEFVFGTFVDHAAERGDNALGVVNAFLTAFPERDEVRLLVGVVGAVEHPEAAERLRLATATDHRILLVEEDLDINPLLSASDSFVSLHRGEAGDGPVLRLLEVAAHGVPVIAGEHGAVVEFFGDEAARLVPCTGPGEPDIDSAAELLRAAADDPEGTAAFGAAARENLLAVHTVARAGGRLRERVEQAYRNWRTKWSRDSHGQFDDPLRPLLVARHALHRTPEVGASSRNSMAPALRRAVLKALSHYDEHIRDVMRSLVDGVEQTASELLRRQYEADGEGDLEAMRAEIVQLLRRQDQLGAQLLGTDDGMVRARADLAEQHRRLLKLEDGAVGDQRVDALAERLDSLTGAVERILDRMDSLEQSRGVEAGLRAASLDAANALQRTDVLQRILLREHERNTGGGDGMTTPVLCDAGLLRLPADDSFMLPWLSSHPSWDVDVSTLIDSLLEPDGIFMDVGAYVGYQTVRVMNRLGNSGAVVAIEPCPRSGGLLKHNVEVNVPAAWGNRLVVVDGAAWDESCQLAAESSLAGGLSVSPADGEKAPSVRGVRLDRELENHDALQSLKLSVVHVDVGGRVHRVLGGLVRLLRRDRPSIVCSFTPDAIRQLGDDPAAALREFGTWGYDLVPVGRTHAVTASDLLEAIDAAGSASTVKLWLRPKQK
- the glnA gene encoding type I glutamate--ammonia ligase — encoded protein: MNRQQEFVLRTLEERDIRFVRLWFTDVLGMLKSVAISPAELEGAFAEGIGFDGSAIEGFARVYESDMVAKPDPGTFQVLPWETPDGEHYSARMLCDIHMPDGSPCWADPRHVLRRTLARATESGFTCYVHPEIEFFLLKNLPDDGSEPVPADSGGYFDQASHDAAPHFRRNAIETLEAMGISVEFSHHEGAPGQQEIDLRYADALTMADNVMTFRYVVKEVAITQGVRASFMPKPFSAQPGSGMHTHFSLFEGDQNAFYHPESPFELSDIGRAFVAGILHHAREISAVTNQWVNSYKRLVVGGEAPTAVCWGHANRSALVRVPMYSPGKASSRRVEVRNLDSACNPYLAYAVILAAGLRGVQKGYELPPATEDDVWGLTERERKAAGYANLPQNLNEALSEMESSELVAETLGEHVFDFFLRNKREEWNAYRSHVTPYELRTLMPML